TGAATAGAGGTTCCCACATAAAATGTCAAGTCACCTGGTTCTTTGTTAGCAGGGAATGGGAATGTATAttgatttgaaagtgaaagtcattgtgaaacaatgcagcacagcacacggtgacacaacgaaatgtgtcctctgcttttaaccatcacccttggtgatttggtctgggattcgaaccggcaaccttctgattacgatgccacttccttaaccgctaggcaaagAATATAGGTTATAGGTTAACTTTACAGCAAACAATAAACGTGTCTGAGTAACTcttcattatttacattcaaaataaaagcactggagcgtttaaatgactttttttctggtGACAGAAGAGAGCTGGTACAAATGACAGATGAAGCTATTTACACATGTGTTTCCCATATTCAGTTATCTAAGCCTCATTTGAGACACAGAGCATCAAAGCTTTGTTCAGAGACCTTTTTTGGAGCTGCTGGGAAGAGGATCATTTTTGTTTCCTCAAATTCAAAGTCCATTTGTCTTTACTGTTTAAGGAGTTGCCTTTTAAAAACTATGAGACTGAAATTTCGAAAGCTAAGAGACCAAATCCACTGTTCTGGAGGAATAATGAGTGATGATGGCACAGATCCATACCCAAGAGCAGGCTGAGACATGCTGAGACAAGataacagcagatccatcaTCACGTGATCCATCATCAAAAGTTCCAGCATACATGCAGTAAGACTGATTGTTTCAGTGTCTTGGATTGCGTGTGTTATGGAGACTTGTCATGCCGTTGGTCACATGCCATGGAAGACTCCTTCTCATTGCCAGGTTTGAGGGTTCGAAGGACCTTTTTTCTTGCAGAAATAAGGGAAATAGATATTAGTGCTTAATCTGTCACATGACAACAGTTCTTTCCAGCTATTTGTGTTGGGGACGGCCCAATGTGGAACGCCGagtttcatttatggttttgcATGTTTCTCCCTGTGTGTAATGAACAAATCTAGAGAACATATAACAATTTAACATAACTGTAATAATGCTGTGTTCTACATAAATGTGAGATTTATGTGTGCACACTGTAAGATCCCATGCTTGGAGGTGTCCTGACTGttcacagaagaagaagaacccacTTCAGTAGTGATGCTGATTCAAACCGctcttactacctttgtgtccctgtaCTAagcaggggactgtccctgtaactacggattgaaagtcactctgcataaaggcgtctgataaatgccatgaatgtaaagtGTACCTGGACTAATTTGCTCCAGAATTCATATTACTATCATGTGGTGGTACGTTTTCATGAGTCTCTTCCTCCTTGTGTTCTGTGTCACAGTCTGGTAATTCCTGCATCAGACCATCACTGTGAATCATTTCTACTTGAGGTCTCTCTTCTTCTACACTGTCCTGCTTGTTTGTCTTTGTCACATTTTAGTTCATGAGTAGAACACAAGTTAAAGTATTTggagtttttattcattttattacgGCTGCATGAATTGTGAATTTtcaccttcatcttcatcactggAGTCTGGTTGTTGGTTCTTGTCTTCAAACTCCTGTCTGACTGGCTCAGAGGTCTCATCAGTGATTCTTAGTTcttctgtaataaaataatatagaatAATGAAGTAAAATGCTAACACACATTTAAGACATTCTATTTTAAACATCTGCAATTTAAAGATTGATTATTAAtaacatgctttttttattgagaCTTACCTGGACTCTTATCTTGATATTTTTTTAGATAATTTTCTGTGTTGCCTTGTTCGATGATTGACAGATCCACATTAATGGAGTTCGACTTGCTTTTGTAAACATCACcatgtttctgttttacttCCTTCTTTTTATCAGGCTGATGGTGGTTCAAAAATCTCTCCTTTTCACCCTCTTGTACCTGATCCATATCCTGGTTGGACTCAGTTCTCTCCTCATCACTCTCTTTATAATGAGTCTTGTGGTTTTGTGGTAAGATGCTCACAGCAGACATTACAAGACGATCAGCAGTGGAAGGTTCTGAGCTGCACTTACCTCTGCGTGACTGTAGCCGCTTAAAAACCAACAGTACAACAAGAACCAATACCAGCAGAATGAGAAGTAGAAGGAGACATCCAACAACAGAACCAACCAGGAAAATGGTGCGAtctttggacacacacacaaaagaaatcaGGAATGAAGGCAAATAAAGATCAGAAGAGGCTCTTGGTTCCTCACCTCTAGTAGAACAGTCTCCAGCTGTGTAATTCTGCGTCTCCTCACTAACTGGGTTTTTCACCAGACAGGTGTAGTTGGAACCCAGGTTCTCTTGACTGATCTGTATCTGGCTCCTGTTCTCTGGGTTCTGTAGTCCAGGTCCTGTCCAGCTGTAACTGAGGAGAGGACCGTCTGCTTCACAGACCAGAGTTACTGTAGATCCTGTTACATCACAGCTGATCCTGGTGTTCCTCACAGGGTCTGGGGGTAAtttgaaaatattacaaatcttTTCAAACCATTTATAGAAATACaaccaaaattaaaaatttTTACCAATAACATCCACTTGCTGGGTAAATCTCTTAATTTTTCTATTTACAGTAATTTCTGCTTCATACAGTCCTCTGTCTGCTGTTGTCACCCCTGTGACGGTGACATCGCCTGTTTCTGTGTTCAGCTGAGTCCGCTGCTGGAACTGTAAATATTCTGAGATCCCTGGCCTCATCCTGTTCCACTCCACCATCTTATTGTGATTGTGTTTCCAGAAGATATCTTCTTTAACGCCACTGATATGTGGGAGTAATAAAAAGCCCCCATTTGTCTCAACATAGAGGATCCCTGAAGCATCACCTTCCAAGATGATATTGAGCATGGTTAATATTCATAAAGATAGTTCtgaattttaaaacattaaaagctTTTATAAAAGTTGACACTTAGACACTTAGAACAAGTAACAGAAAAATCGTAGTTACCGAGACTGAAAATAATCACAGCGTATAAATACAACACAGTCTACCTGCCATTaagtttctgtatttttgtgtgacATGTGACTAACATTGATGCTAAATGCACACATCTCTATACTGTTTTATAATGTCAGATATGGCACCATCTCACAAAGTTTCATATGAGGAAATTATCTGAAGACAAATTATTAGACAACGATCAATTTACTTAACACTGTACCAGTTGGTGtcaaaaaagtaaatgtgactatatttgaaattttaaaatgctgccaAAATAATTGTCTTTAAATGGGATCTTAATTATATATTTCTCTTGATTATACTGtatgatattttattgatatattaTGTACTGTGTGAGACTCCTACAAGAAATTCCTTGTCCCGTAAACATGACTTGAATGTAATTCTGATATTTGTGTCATAAATGTTTGAGGAAATGGCgcttaaatgttaatttaattgAGTCTCGCCTTATTTAATCCAACGACCAAAACTGAAGACTGACTCTGGATCCCACATGCAAACCCGCATTAAAAAGTCACTCACCTGAAACTGCGTTCAGAATAAGGCAGAAATATGCAATCATGGAGAGATTCATGAAGAGTCTAGAGATGGAAGGAAAAGTGTTGAGTGGGGGTGAAAGGAACCTGGACCCCGCCCATCCTGTTCGGGTTTTACCAGTTCCCTGGCAGCTGCAGATTAGAGAAGCGCTGATTTCTCCTTTACAGCCATTAAAAGATTTACAATAATATTGCAATTAAatgttatgtattatttttatcaagaatataaaacaagtaCTTCTGCATTGCTGTGCAGAACAGTTCTAATAATGCAAAAGCAATACGAGTATagcttaatgtgtgtgtgtgtgtgtgtgtgtgtgtgtgtgtattgcaaCATGACACTGAGATCTGATTCACAGGCAAGGCACAATTTACACACTGTTTCTGTCACGACTGagggctgatgggggaaggaagcacagagacaAGCCATCTGGGCAAAAGGGATTTAttcaataacacaaataaaaatggcacgagggccgaaTCTAAGGAAACAAACAATAACACACCCACAAACGTGAGGCACAGGCCAGggacaaacaaagaaaacataCGGATATGTCCATATTAATGCAGCAGCGTCTATCTGCTCCTTTTAACAGGGAACCATGGACGCCCAATCAGCGGCCcctgtccatgattagagccctgctgtcaggctgattgATGCATAACcaatattacacaatatacGTATTTGTGGTGTGTGATTATGTATATGAGGTTAGGTGAAAATAATATTGTggtaataacagtaataacagtaattaatttattttatcacCTCAGGTGATTGATGGAATCCAGCCATTTTGTTATGCttgtggttttaaaaagtgCCGGAGGATGCAGCTCTCCAGCTGCAACATGGTCAGAGTGTGAAACTCACCTTACAGATCTGCTTTCACTACTTCACTTCAGTAGTTTTACTTTGCTGTTGTctgaaaaatgtgaatgaatagatttttttttgtgccacatCAGCTGGCTGGAATGTGTGCAGGCATGTTTGTCATGCCACTGTTTTGTGTGGAGTTCACAGCCATTTGGCATGgcaaggcaggtgatctgagatgacaagacttgaccacgaagaaggacacatttgcacgatgtcacgaaacaggggtttaatctgtgatgaacaggacaggggaggtGAACAGGTAACAATAACCCtaacatgaacagggcagctttataaagTCAGACAAGGTGAACACGATTaagaaaacattacacaggacaaacgtgaaAATCTGGACCGGATTCCAGATCGGAGTGTCCCCTTCTGGAACGGATCATGATAGTGGAATTTACACAGAAAATTATAACTAACGTATATCTCAGGAAATCTCACTGTTTAATTTACGTTTAGGGCAttaatcagacacccttccccagacaaatttacaatcagtagtgttagggacagtccacctggagacaagttaaatgtcttgctcagagacacaatggagGTATGTGGGGATCATTCTCAACATTCTCATATTTTTAAATTGATCCAAAATTTGTCACATCCAAAACGTGCTGCAAATTGTGTAAAATACTACTgtccctcactcactcaataTTCCATCACTTCCTGTTCTTCAGGGTTGTGGCAGCCAGAGCTCATTCCAGGTTGCTGTGTGCACAGACACTTGCACGCACACTTTATCGTTACTGTGCAAGATAAGAAGGGTCAAGGTTAGATGGCTACATTCCGAATTCACttgatatttatatttacatttacggcatttagcagatgtccTTGTCCAATCGGCATTggaacttacagtcagtagttgcagCTCATTATTTCTTTGTGATTTGCATTTGCCCAAAGGAATTTATAAAATAGTGTAAATTTGAACACcaacatatgaaagtgaagtgattgtccttgtgagacactgcagcacagcacacggtgccgcaacgaaatgtgtcctctgcttttaacccatcacccatggtgagcagtgggcagcatgagaggcgcccggggagcagtgtgtggggacagtaccttcatcaaggggacctcagtggtacatTGACAGTTCGGAATTTTGatcccgcaaccttctgattgcgggtccgcttccttacccactaggcaatgACTGCCCTCTAGATTGAGAATTAGTAAAAAGGCTTCCAAATTTTGCTGATGTTCAAATAAGTTAATGGATTTTACTTGAGGTGTCCAATGCGTATGTGGATCATCTGCATCAAGGATCGAGGATCAAGTCTCATCTGTTGCCAGACGATCAAAAATGTGAATGTCAGGGGGTTTTATGAGTATATTATCAACACTCGCCTCGTGCATTGCAACAGCTGCAGTGAGTATAATGATACACCAACAGCCCTTCATGTCTcttgtattattatcattgtgcACATTTGATTTGTAACTATTTGAACATATAGTTAAACTAGCAGTGCAAtaacaattttaattaaaagaaataatattATTTCGGAAGTAAAAGACTCTCATCCTGTGAAATACCCAAGCACATGTACACTGACCAGACATAACTTTAGAACCAcagacaggtgaagtgaataatggCGACTGCCTTGTTTCAGTGGTgggtgtatgcatgcatgtagaAATCAGCTTAAGAGTCTTCTGCTTTATGAAGCGTTTTTTAATAATGA
The Denticeps clupeoides chromosome 15, fDenClu1.1, whole genome shotgun sequence DNA segment above includes these coding regions:
- the LOC114764513 gene encoding uncharacterized protein LOC114764513 isoform X7 produces the protein MNLSMIAYFCLILNAVSGDASGILYVETNGGFLLLPHISGVKEDIFWKHNHNKMVEWNRMRPGISEYLQFQQRTQLNTETGDVTVTGVTTADRGLYEAEITVNRKIKRFTQQVDVIDPVRNTRISCDVTGSTVTLVCEADGPLLSYSWTGPGLQNPENRSQIQISQENLGSNYTCLVKNPVSEETQNYTAGDCSTREELRITDETSEPVRQEFEDKNQQPDSSDEDEEKRSFEPSNLAMRRSLPWHVTNGMTSLHNTRNPRH
- the LOC114764513 gene encoding uncharacterized protein LOC114764513 isoform X3 — translated: MNLSMIAYFCLILNAVSGDASGILYVETNGGFLLLPHISGVKEDIFWKHNHNKMVEWNRMRPGISEYLQFQQRTQLNTETGDVTVTGVTTADRGLYEAEITVNRKIKRFTQQVDVIDPVRNTRISCDVTGSTVTLVCEADGPLLSYSWTGPGLQNPENRSQIQISQENLGSNYTCLVKNPVSEETQNYTAGDCSTRDRTIFLVGSVVGCLLLLLILLVLVLVVLLVFKRLQSRRGKCSSEPSTADRLVMSAVSILPQNHKTHYKESDEERTESNQDMDQVQEGEKERFLNHHQPDKKKEVKQKHGDVYKSKSNSINVDLSIIEQGNTENYLKKYQDKSPEELRITDETSEPVRQEFEDKNQQPDSSDEDEEKRSFEPSNLAMRRSLPWHVTNGMTSLHNTRNPRH
- the LOC114764513 gene encoding uncharacterized protein LOC114764513 isoform X4, which translates into the protein MNLSMIAYFCLILNAVSGDASGILYVETNGGFLLLPHISGVKEDIFWKHNHNKMVEWNRMRPGISEYLQFQQRTQLNTETGDVTVTGVTTADRGLYEAEITVNRKIKRFTQQVDVIDPVRNTRISCDVTGSTVTLVCEADGPLLSYSWTGPGLQNPENRSQIQISQENLGSNYTCLVKNPVSEETQNYTAGDCSTRDRTIFLVGSVVGCLLLLLILLVLVLVVLLVFKRLQSRRGKCSSEPSTADRLVMSAVSILPQNHKTHYKESDEERTESNQDMDQVQEGEKERFLNHHQPDKKKEVKQKHGDVYKSKSNSINVDLSIIEQGNTENYLKKYQDKSPEELRITDETSEPVRQEFEDKNQQPNKDTDTSDEDEGEKSQFMQP
- the LOC114764513 gene encoding uncharacterized protein LOC114764513 isoform X2; amino-acid sequence: MNLSMIAYFCLILNAVSGDASGILYVETNGGFLLLPHISGVKEDIFWKHNHNKMVEWNRMRPGISEYLQFQQRTQLNTETGDVTVTGVTTADRGLYEAEITVNRKIKRFTQQVDVIDPVRNTRISCDVTGSTVTLVCEADGPLLSYSWTGPGLQNPENRSQIQISQENLGSNYTCLVKNPVSEETQNYTAGDCSTRDRTIFLVGSVVGCLLLLLILLVLVLVVLLVFKRLQSRRGKCSSEPSTADRLVMSAVSILPQNHKTHYKESDEERTESNQDMDQVQEGEKERFLNHHQPDKKKEVKQKHGDVYKSKSNSINVDLSIIEQGNTENYLKKYQDKSPEELRITDETSEPVRQEFEDKNQQPNKDTDTSDEDEEKRSFEPSNLAMRRSLPWHMTSGMTSLHNTRNPRH